Genomic DNA from Vicugna pacos chromosome 14, VicPac4, whole genome shotgun sequence:
agacaaaccagaaagcagggattatGGGAGATATGCGaaccttagaagccctggggtgctggttggctcctgaactgagtttcagttgccctggcatgAGAGCAGGAGTTGAGCCCCAGGcgtctcacactgggagttggatggctgatcctatgtaaggccaagcacatcctgagaagccTGCTTTACGAAAGGgttaattagaaaggaagaaaaacattcctcaaggcaagaaagtaaggaaagtcaattttgttggaagaggggaaaaataacaaatccaaattaaggatttagtttaaagctgctctggcatgagagtgaccacaaactcctggcagtaaatcacagctcctcccggaatgAGAAGGTGTGTTTTGCATGAAttagtgaacagccattccgaataaggcctccagagtcttctggatcaagatacttgacccaaacacctctcttccaaggcctcatttaaataaccagaaaggttttaaaggaaagaagccataattacagttctatttattgacataactgtatgctaggaattcagaggtgactattgagttttctcctcttttatggaccttactttctctttggggagacaaagtGACATAgctggggaacttggtggagggaggtgtttgTCTGTAGCAATTAGCCAGGAAAGGAGATTAAGAAaccagtgaagggtgggtgacatttttagctgaggacagtcctgttaaGTTGGCTTTTAGTTGCAGGCTTgatgagttgtcactggaggaaattgatcttacggaggatggacttaactcaggcctcttcagaatggagaagtgaacctggagaaagacagtcaaatctgtgcagacattaaagtccacgtgaaTGTGCTGTATCACTGAGCCAAAAATAGgacaagtaggcagcacttcttgaggacagagaagtggtttttaaggttctccaagaatgaatcccagggaacaatgatggccagttgtcaaactgtgactttgctctttggatggtgtacccaccaagggtattggccgtttataggttttcatttctcttaaatacatgtcaggtgatggggACGTGGGCACAAGCGTTTGACACGTTGtcgaggtgactttgggtaccttcCTAGAAGCGCGGGCACAGCTGCGGCTGCGTCATACGTCTTGTCACCCATCCCGTTCCCCGGCTCCATGATCActgcagagtggttccttgttaacctgtccgtctcctctgtgacatcgtaaccaaacaaaagacgggagcgtattagcttggctttgttcttttccatcgATCTCTTCAAATGATGATGAcagatagtggacccagttacatTAGCAGATGTTTTACAAGTAGGGCTCTCattacaaaccttgtaatccctgCTTTGTGATCTAGAAAcgaaagttacattctttccaaattgttttgatgcacttatgtgggaaatttGTGAAATTTGAATATGTATatcctctctgaatcatcatggctagagatgaatgtttgtagacatggaatgtgttttctgtatttgaactttatggtcccctaaattctccccagctgtTTAAAGTCATCAccggagtgctacctccagagggTCCGAAAGCATCCACCACTGCCTGTTCTtcagacactgtgagtttccaagttggagaatgCTGCTGTCTTGTGAgccattctctggcacatctcttGCTGGCTGATGTGTGCTTAGCCCccaagacttggcagacagtaactaaccacgatcacgtccatttctggaacactcatggaggattttagacGTATGCTAGTGGCagacgttatttcatttagttttcccaacaatcataattagattttatcaacTGTATTAATAAGGAAACTATCAAAgagagtgacgtgcagactttggactggaactcGGGTCTTTCTGattcctgtctctgttccctcacTGGCCTATACTTCCagatgaccaggagactcttcctctgtcttgagaTTCCTGCTGATGTTACCACTCTCTGTTTCtaggagaggaaaacaaaattaacttactttccagttggaaatagaatggagagttaacgttggaagccgggagagtctATCCGGTGATGAAGTGGCCTctgagccacttccactgggacgtcacgTCACTGTCTGTGCCCCTTgcacagcctgtgcacaggtgacagttcagatgtgccgagcagtcctcccggacagggtaGTGGGTTGGAAATgtgtttggggatttggtttcatttcataggTTCCTTAGGGACTTGGCCTGGCACTTAGAGTGGGaacattccctgtcccacagacttgtgctctgggcccgtgcagacctgatgtggcctcagcctgaggctcagggcccgtggtgattaGGAGCATTTTAGTCCAGGGTCTGCCGGtggctctgacacttctgggaCGTGgaactttgtccaggatgataataattcctccccgagtttcagatttccatgcctgtgagccggggtagtaatagtttctgagatgattgtaatgattcagtaagggGCGCAGCGTGTTCTGGCAGGTAGCTGGTGTttaaggagcagaagtcgcagtcattCTGTCAGCCACTCactgtgtgctctgtgctttgagaagttgtgtgtttggtgaaagtcccgcccaaatcctagggtctagatgaactgttgttcctttactttgccttccttttcctctttccctttacTGTGTCTCATTTTAGGTATCAGATTCCTCTGTTTCAGGGAGTATGGGCCTTTCTAGTAATAGGACAGGCTGAACGCGGTGAGGTGGtacccagagggggtctggagggtctgcacagcgctgcttccctgtgtttctgcatccggtcccgtcagtgcactgtcagccttcctctttcttcctgtgtcatcgggtctctgttttatgggaaatattttttatgtatattttttcacttacatgtttcgttcagatgcttgttgtTTTTatcctgtgcttcagcgttccgaggagagaatccagcagtgcagcatcctctccgagctcaaGGAGTTGATcagcttccactgcaagtccgccttcttcaagcgggtggcccccgtgcagtgcgcggcccccggcatcctggagcctggcgggaagATCTGCTACCGACTCcttctgcagacgcttcctggctacagtctgtcgctggatctgcaggacttcagcaaaggtgttggaactaaaatattgcttcagtcccattaatcatgcctggtttgggccctgatctcctgtctcatcagggtgaattctgATTTgtgtagaacagggctcagcagacttttttctgtcaagggcttgggagtaaatatttcagggcctgcaaacctcctgatctctggtgcagctgctcagctctgctgttcaggtgccagagcagccggacagtccacacacccacagagctttattcTCAGCGGTGGCTGGGGTCAGATTGGGGGTGAGAAATGCACTTTGTCCCCACAGCATCCTCTCTATTGACAACTGCAGCAAAGcgtgcatttgtgacaatgggtgaacctacactgacacgtcatcatcacccagagcacatacttgacactaggatttacacttggttGTGTGCCCTCTGTGgctttggacagatgtacaatgacacgTATCCACTATCACAACATCATACAGAGTAATCTGTCTTAGTGACCCTAAAAATGCTCcttgctgcacctcattcattgctccttcccctctaacctctgacagccactgaccTTTAAGTCTgtgtggttttgccttttccagaacaccatacatttggaatcagacagttgcagaatCTTCCCatattgacttctttcacttagtaatatgcatttaaggttcctccatgtctttccatgccttgatatctcatttcattttagcaacaaataatagtccattttctggctggaccacattttatttatacattcacCTACTAAAgaacagcttagttgcttctgagttctggtgattatgaataaagctgctattaacatctgtatgcagatttgtgtgtggacataagtttccatttcgtcgagtaaacaccaaggggcacagttgccggatcatatggtaggagtacatttagttttgtaaaaacttTCCAGAcggtcttccaaagtatctgggccattttacattcccaccaacaatgcatgggaattcctgtcgctccacatcctcaccagcattcggtgctgtcagtgttctgcgttttggcagttctgacaggtgtgcagtggtacctcgctgtttcagtctgcatccccttgatgacagatgctgtggagcatctttccatagacttctCTGGCATCTAGATtccttctttgatgaggtgtgtgttcaggaattttgctcagtttttaatcaggttattcatccttctcgTTGAGTTTAAAGagtttttggtatattctggatatcagccctttatcagtgtgtcccttcctttcacctgcagcaccggagttgtccttttggtctcagtggagtgtcagctcttcaaagaggttccctgtcttccctcagcctaaatacagtccttgtatttttcactttcattgactcattttgttctatttaaatagcatttcccataatctgtaagtacattaaaaaaaaaagggcaatgattgaacaccgcatcccccccaggctgtgtgccctgtgagagcagaggccttgtccccactcaccgtgtcccatgacagcacatggcccatgtccatgtaaaagtgtgtaacgtggtgCCAAGCCCTGAGCAGCTCTGATGACATAtgttggctaccatttattgaatagagtttgtttcttgatcttaattattaaatcacatgaatgaaacacatttcttttgaaaaaataaaacaacaaagcacacctccatgtgattgATATTTTCTACTTAGCCTTCTGATCCAGGAGAGGACGTTCACCATTAtattgtggaggaggttggggaggtaaagaaacagactgaggtcaaataaagtaaaaatgataactatcagctggctttattttcactaagacctaaaagttactttaaaccctatctcagttgttgttctgttgttttaaaaatttcacatagaattaaatgggagcccactaaaccctgaaagggaaattgtgtgctcaggtgctgaaaagtgtttatgtctatttcttgagatgcacattgtccctgctggttacagaaagttgaggcgggaacacagccgtgtgctgtgtgtgtctgccggctaCATGGGCTGCtcacagtcattttcattttcttgtgttgcagtgtATGAAAGTTTTCCATCAGATATGTTGcccagccttttcctgaatgagtGATTGGaatttccacaggaaatcttatgaaagagagtgacaaggcacatgggtttcccaaaaagcaatagttgatgtaataaactcccACATTGGTGAACTTTTTGAATACAAGCGAGTTGAAAATTTTATCgctaggtcatatgccacaaatctgtcttaagtataaaaagattcaaattttatagaagcagCAGTTttaatcaagtagaaattatgatttgtacactcTTTCATGTTAGAACATAtgctcagtcttatcataattgcctgtgctaggaactggatcattatttatttattaaaaaaatccactaggtTATATGTGCCCCATTCTTGATGTGGCAGTGCTGAGGctagttaagttgggccatttagaATTCTTGGCTAGGTTTtcaggacattgatttcagcctatttatcttttttacaatctcttcttttgcgtcggcctttggtcttttgacaacgtggaaatactgcacggatctgactttcccttttttcctgtctttgtgggaaaagatttctatAAGACCGACTACTGGGACATTAAGGTTTCTGTGTGGGTTAAGTTTGGTCAGTTCAAAGGATTTCAATTAATACATATTAATACTTGCTATTCAGCTAATgatagtaaaattataaaataacttatGTATACATCAATAAGTATAGTACaataagcccatcacccagattaaagtattcacaaacttttccatatttcctttattcagacctttcttcttttatttgtcctttgttgaagtatttgacagcaaatcccaGAAGACATGccattttaccctatgtactcaagtTGGCATGTCTGAAAATtgagggccttttctttgatAAGGTTTTTCAATTTGACCCATGTGCTCGTTAAGTACCAGCTGTATGaggcatctcactaggcattagggatccttggggcaatgagacagtcctggctcccaaggaagttaagggctgatggaagaaaccaaaACAGGAGCTTAGGTGCCTCACCTAAGGTACCTGCTGGATGACAACAATTGGACAAAATTTGCGCAcgcacaatacagtaggattcactGAAAAgactggtcagacttgtagggcaggccgtgagagaggcggtcagcagggctacaagaggaggactcatttgatcagaatctgaattcctttctgccaacctttctaccaagaCCCCAGGACCCATCACACACAAacctgtgctgtaactgtttttgattcctgtTACCACAGTTTCtacaggaaggattttaaggtggataatatttaaaatctgtaattgttgcaagaagggacatagaacaagggacatggaaacaacacaaatgtccatcagtacatgactggataaagatgaggtgatacacatatacaatggaatactactcagccataaaagatgctatttgcagcaacatggatggacctgaagaccgtcattcagagtgaagtggggtggaaagagaaagaaaaatgccaaatgaCTTAAttcatgaggaatctaaaattaatagcaataataataagaccacaaatgaactaattagtattttgatttcttgaatgtgtgtaagcacatctgacagTCTTTTGTGATTGGAttgccatattctgtttattattcttttgtagttgtctttatttctctggtaactgtaagtttaaaaatctaaagctctaatctgttcttagaaacaataattagtacatatatgtaaactaaaaaatatgcagtatactctatacatgtatttacatgtaatatgtgTATGtggagttgaactgtaataattctacctaataaaactgaaaaaggaaaaaaataaaaatttatttaaaatatcatccctctttagatattaaaactttcagttctgagattctgtgaaagacatCATTGAAgaagtaggtttttaagattttctccttgctcctcagtgagcaTCCTGGGCTGCAAAGCATGGCTgccacaggcacccaggactTACCGGCTTGCTTCTCACTTGTTGGGAGGAAgattagctgcttcaggaatatttatgctcttagaagttgctgaaaactcCACAGAGATTCTGTTTACATGGAGTGAATCTGTCAATATACTCcatttaagaaattagaacagaaaattttaaacccaAAAATTGACAAGCACTCGCTGTCCCAGCTCATGTTCAAAGCAGTGCTGCCACAGTGGCTTGCgttg
This window encodes:
- the LOC107032844 gene encoding trafficking protein particle complex subunit 9-like; this encodes MECCWHPCGKLTVNLFKVITGVLPPEGPKASTTACSSDTRSEERIQQCSILSELKELISFHCKSAFFKRVAPVQCAAPGILEPGGKICYRLLLQTLPGYSLSLDLQDFSKGVGTKILLQSH